The stretch of DNA AACCAGAGGAAATTTCGCAAGTACAAGTGCAATTTGTGCCAAGTGCAAAAGATGGCGGCTCGCCTGGAAATCACCGTTAGCTTCGCACTCGCTGCAACGGTACTCTGCAGCATATTGGGTCATTGCGAAATGTCCGTTTACCCAGGTAAGCCTAAAAATAGCACACTACACCCATACAGGCTCAGTTCTTGGGTCTGAATGGATTGGAATGGCACTcagggggggaggggggcCACCTCGTTTTGTGTATCCCCTGCACTAGATACATGCATAGTATATATGTGTCCTGCGAAGTGTTCCCGAATCAATTCAAAACACCCACGCTCTCCGCTTCggcgaaaattgaaaatcaaatGCAGAGTCGTTATAGATACTGCAGCTACTTTGGGGATAGTTGAAACTCTAGATATATAAAGTAATGAATTTGTATAGTAATAATATAACTTATTCCCGGAAATCCAAAtaggatatttaatttttcatagcATACATTTCGGGGATTTTTAGGGAAAACCTAGATCTCTAGATCTAGAAAAACCTCTAGAATCTACCTACGCAGCTACAATAAATAACTTCCTTGATTTGAGCGCAACAATagccccatccccatccccatctccATCCCCAACCATCACGAAAACAACAAAGTGCGATAAAGTTTCCAAGCACGTCACAGGCCTCAGCTCCCATTTCCCGCTTCCCATTTCCCAGTCCTCCGTCTGTATGTTGGTCTCCCTCACTCCACCGCGATTGCTCGGCTTTGACCTGGCGCGTGTGTAATTGGTCTATTTTTAACCTCTGGCAATAAAACGGACTTTTGTTTGTCTATTTCGAATCCTTTCACGCTTTTCGGGGGGGCTGACCACCCTTCGACTGGTCTTTCTATTTCTGTTTCGACCTCACTTTGTATTTTCCGACCGCTGACACGCAGACCGCGGGCTCATTAACATTAGCGTAATCACCCTCGCCTGCGCCCACTAATCAATCCGAATCGGAATCCTTGCAGGACTGCGCCGCCGACCCATTCAGGCGCCAGTGATGGATCCGCAGAGCGAGTTCCTGTCCGCCTACCAGATGTACCAGCAGAACGCCCGTCGCCGCCTGCAACAGCAGTTCGACCAGCAGCTGCACGAGATCAACCTGAAGATGGACCGGCAGCGGCAACTCCTGGAGCGGGAGCGGTACCGCCAGCGGCAGCAGGAGCTCCAGGTGCAGcgcgaggcggaggaggaggagggcgaCTACGGGAACAATCTCAACCAGCAGTACGACCAGTACGACAACGCGGAGGCGGAGGCAAGCTACGGCAGTCCCATGGAGTCGGTGTCGGACGTCCAGAGTCCCCCGTTGTACCTCCCCCGCCTGCCCAATCTGCCGCCGCTGCCCAGCCTGGCCAACTCCCCGAACCGGAACAGCGTGCTCCGCGAGCGGATTCCCTTCGCCGTGGGTCCCAACGACGCGCGCTTCTTCGACAACCCCAACGATCCGTCGGGCGAGCTGGACTCCCGGGCCCTGGAGGACTACGAGGAGTACGCTCCCATTGAGCCCACCCCCAAGATTGACACCCCCGTGCCGGCTCCCGTGCCCGTGGAGCCGCCCAAGCTGCTGGACGCCGCCAATGCCAACTTCCACCGCATCAACCCGCAGTCCGTGGCCGCCGCAGCAGTGGCGGGAGTGAATCTTCCCCAGGCCAAGGACCAAACGCCCCACGAGCTCAACGCCCTGATCAACAAGCTGCAGAAGCAGAGCAAGGCGCCAGCCCACCTGACCCTGATCAATGGCGGCGATCCCGGCCAGGAGCAGATCGTCCTGCGCCAGCACATGGGCATGAACAGCGAGATGGGCGTGTACATAGTGGCCCTGATAGCAGGAGTCAGTGCAGCGGTGACCGTCGGTCTGCTGGCCCTCGGAGTGACTTGGTGAGTTAGCCAGAAAAGCTTTGagtatttcatttaataa from Drosophila takahashii strain IR98-3 E-12201 chromosome 2R, DtakHiC1v2, whole genome shotgun sequence encodes:
- the LOC108066414 gene encoding uncharacterized protein, producing MAARLEITVSFALAATVLCSILGHCEMSVYPGLRRRPIQAPVMDPQSEFLSAYQMYQQNARRRLQQQFDQQLHEINLKMDRQRQLLERERYRQRQQELQVQREAEEEEGDYGNNLNQQYDQYDNAEAEASYGSPMESVSDVQSPPLYLPRLPNLPPLPSLANSPNRNSVLRERIPFAVGPNDARFFDNPNDPSGELDSRALEDYEEYAPIEPTPKIDTPVPAPVPVEPPKLLDAANANFHRINPQSVAAAAVAGVNLPQAKDQTPHELNALINKLQKQSKAPAHLTLINGGDPGQEQIVLRQHMGMNSEMGVYIVALIAGVSAAVTVGLLALGVTWFHNRHKAAADVEYPAYGVTGPNKDVSPSGDRKLAQSAQMYHYQHQKQQIIAMENQATDGSCGMSDVESDDDNEEGDYTVYECPGLAPTGEMEVKNPLFLDETPATPANNLSSQPTGAAQASAAAATNNNITQATPQQPATQKKGTVKPNMNLLNAAATAAAAAAASAAEEPKQKRKSRK